One Exiguobacterium sp. BMC-KP genomic window, GGATAACCCTTTTGTTCGATGGAAATCTTTGATATGCTGAGACGGGATTAATTAAGAATGATTCTCAATGTCGAATCACGAATTAAAGGGGGTCTCACCATGAGACGGAAAACTTGGATGACAGCGTTGACGCTCCTCGTGTTGAGCAGTTTGATGCTTGCAGCTTGTTCAGGTCAAGCAGAACAAACAGATCAAAAGACGCGGACGATCACGCACGAAGCAGGAAAAACGAAGGTACCAGAAAAGCCGAAAAAGGTCGTCGCGCTTGAATTCTCATTCGTTGATGCACTAGACGAGCTCGGTATCACACCAGTCGGGATCGCACAAGAAAACAAGACCGATGTCTCCGGATTACTTGGAAAAGACATCTCGTTCACGGAAGTCGGTACACGCCAACAACCAAACCTTGAAGTGATCAGTTCTTTGCAACCGGACTTGATCATCGGCGACTTCAATCGTCACAAAGGAATTTATAAGCAATTACAAGAAATCGCACCGACGATCATTTTGAAGAGTCGCAATGCGACGTATGAAGAGAATATCGATTCGTTTAAGAAGATTGCGGAAGCGGTCGGTAAAACAAAACAGATGGACGATCGCCTTGCCCTGCATGAAGAGCGGTTAGAGGCAGCGAAGAAGAAGGTTGATCCAAAAGATGACCGTAAAGTCATGGTCGGTGTCTTCCGCGCCGATTCACTCACAGCACACGGTGAGACGTCGTTTGACGGTGAGTTACTCGAGAAGATTGGGATCGAGAACGCTGTTACGAAAACAGCGGAACCGACTGTTACGATCACGCTAGAGCAGATGGTCAAATGGGATCCGGATGTCATCTTCATGGCGGAAGCCGATCCGAAACTGCTGAAGGAATGGAAAAACAATCCGCTCTGGAATCAGATCACGGCGGTCAAGAACAAGGAAGTCTACGAAGTTAATCGTGACCTCTGGACACGCTATCGTGGACTTGACGCTGCTGAACAGATCGTTGACGAAGCGATTCAATTGTTACAACAGAAATAATGAACGACAAAAGCCGGAGCAATCTGG contains:
- a CDS encoding ABC transporter substrate-binding protein gives rise to the protein MRRKTWMTALTLLVLSSLMLAACSGQAEQTDQKTRTITHEAGKTKVPEKPKKVVALEFSFVDALDELGITPVGIAQENKTDVSGLLGKDISFTEVGTRQQPNLEVISSLQPDLIIGDFNRHKGIYKQLQEIAPTIILKSRNATYEENIDSFKKIAEAVGKTKQMDDRLALHEERLEAAKKKVDPKDDRKVMVGVFRADSLTAHGETSFDGELLEKIGIENAVTKTAEPTVTITLEQMVKWDPDVIFMAEADPKLLKEWKNNPLWNQITAVKNKEVYEVNRDLWTRYRGLDAAEQIVDEAIQLLQQK